DNA sequence from the Streptomyces tsukubensis genome:
GGGCGGCGCCGACGGACCCCACACCCGTCTGTCCCGGGACCGCGTCGCGAAAAACGATCAACGCAGCCCGAAGCGCCGCACCGGCGTGCTTATGCGTTCTTCTGCCCGACGTTATCCGAGTGCGGGGAAAAGTGTGTGCCCCTTTCTCAGCCTCTGGAAAGGTTCCGGTGGCACATCATTGATGCCCATCCGGCTCAGAAGTCACAGGAGAATCAGAGGTCAAGGGTTTCCGGGATAAAAGTGCTGATGGGGTGCCGGGAAATTCGCTGTATACGGTCGGGAATTCTCCCTCCGCTCACTGCTCCGCGACGGTGGATCTGCCGTCGGCGCCGGCCGGATCCGGCCCCACGGCCGGACGCGGCCCGGGGACGGCCGTCGGCCCCTTTCCCTGTCCCCCCACTGCCGCCAGCGTCAGGGTCACACCCACCGAAGCGGCCGCCATCAGCGACATCGCCGTGGCCGGAGAGGTCAGTTGGGCCAGGGTGCCCGCCAGCAGGGCGCCGAGGCCCTGGCAGCCCGCCATGCCGGTGCCGTGCAGTCCGAGGGCCTGGCCGGTGAGTGCGTCGGGGGTGAGGGAGAGCAGGCGTTCCTGGAGGATCAGGCTCGCCGCGTAGCCGACGGAGGCGACCGTGACGGCGACGGCGGCCGGTACGACGCCGGGCCGCAGCACGAAGAACAGATAGGGGATCGCCAGCAGCAGCCGCAGCGGGACCACCAGCCGGGAGCGGACCGCGGGCGGCACCAGCCGGCCCACCAGCAGATCGCCCGCGAACATGCCCAGCGCCGCGCACGCGTACAGCGTTCCGGCGTCCCCGGGGGCGTACGAGATGTACAGCGAAGCACTGCCGACCACCAGCCCGTTGGGGAGCCACAGCCCCAGATACGTCAGTCGGCGGGGGCGCGACGACCACAGCCGGGCGTTGCTGCGCCAAGAGGCCGAGGGCGACGGGCGGCCGGACGAGCGCGCCGGGCGGGCCGTGAGGCCGAGGCGGGTGACGAGGGCGCTCAGCAGGTGCAGTGCCACCGCGAGGAGCAGGCAGCTCTGCGGGGACAGGAGCGTGAGCAGGGCGCCGCCCGCCGCGAACCCGCCCACCTGCATCAGGCCCCAGAGCATGTTGTAGACCGAACGGCCCAGTACGTAACCGTCCTTGGACAGGATCTCGTTCAGCAGCCCCCCGCGGGCGCCCCCGCCCAGGGAGGCGACCAGGCCCTGGAGGAGGACGACGGCGAAGACCGCCGCGACCGGCAGACCGGGCAGCGCCGGAATCGCCGTGACAGCGGCGAACGCGAGGGCGAGGGTGGTCAGGAGCGCCCGCGGCGGCAGCCGGTCGGAGGCCGAGAGCAGGAAGGCGGCTCCCAGCAACTGCGCGAGCTGCGGCCCGAACATGCTGAGCGCCGAAAGGAGCGGGGAGCCGGTGGCCCGGAACACCAGCGTTCCAAGGGCCAGGCCGCCGATGGTGTGGGCCGCGCCGGAGGCGCCGAAGGAGAGCAGGAACGGGGTGAATTCGGGGGTCCGGAACAGGGTGCGGTAGCTGCGCATGCACCGCAGTCTCCGAACTCCGGGAGGCTCTGTTGAATGTTTCGCCGGTACACGAAAGGTCGTACGCATGGGCTTGTGGCAGATCGGCATCGACACCCTCGCCTCCAGCCGGTTTGCGCTGTCACCGTTCGCCGAGACCTTCGCGAGCCTGCGCCTGCTGCATACGGGGAGCGGCGCCCATCCGGGCGAAAGGGCCTGGCTGCGGGCGCAGCTGCCCGGCTACCGGGCCCGTCTGGCGGCCGATCCGGTGGCGGCGCCGCTTGTCCGGGCGGCCTTCGGCACCTCGTGGAACGCCGACTTCCTCTGCCCCGCGCCGGGCGCCGGGGAGGACTTCGAGGAGACCGTGGCCCGGGTGCGTGCGGCCGGGCCCGGCAAGGCGCGGGACGATCTCCGGGTGTCCCTCCGGGGTCCGCTTCCCGCCGCCCTGGACCGGGACGATCTGCCCGAGCGGGCGGCCGCGCTTCTGACGTATGTGTGGGAGGCGGCCGTACGGCCCCACTGGGAGCGCCGGAGACGCGTCCTGGAGGCCGATGTGGCCGCGCGGACCGCGCAGGTGAGCCGGGGCGGCTGGGCGGCCGTGCTGGACTCGCTGAGACCGGGGACGCGATGGCTCGGGGAGAGCGGCTTCCAGGTCAATCCGTGGCCGTACCCGCCGCGGGAGATCCCCGCGGGGGCCGAGCTGCTGTTCACTCCGGTGACCCCGAGGACCGGATGGGTGGCGTGGCAGGAGCGCGAGCGGTACGCGGTCTTCTACCCCTGTCTCGGGGTGCTCGCCGAGGACCACCACCGGCGCCCCGTCCCGACCGGGCTCGGGACGCTCGTCGGCAGCGCCCGGGCCGGAGTGCTGGCGCTGCTCGGAACCCCCTTGAGCACGACCCAGCTGACGGCCCTGACCGGGCAGGGGCTGGGGTCGGTGGGCCGGCATCTCCGGGTGCTGCTGGACGCGGGGCTGGTGGAGCGGCGCCGGGCCGGACGATCGGTGCTGTACGTCCGCACGGCGGCCGGGGAGGTGCTGGTGGCGGCCTCGGGCCCGGGGACTGGCTGAAGCCGTTCGACGGTGGAGCGACGGCCCGCGGCGGGGGCCCGGGACGATCCGGGCCCCTGCCGCCGCGGGCCGGGACGGTCTACAGATACGGGCCCGAGCGCAGGGCGCCGTGGGCCGGGTCGTCGTCGTGCGGGGCGCCGGGAGGCAGGGCGCGGCGCATCTGCTCCAACTGGGCCCGGGCCGCCATCTGCTGGGCGAACAGGGCCGTCTGAATACCGTGGAACAGCCCCTCCAGCCAGCCCACCAACTGGGCCTGGGCGATCCGCAGCTCGGCCTCCGAGGGCACGGCCTCATTGGTGAACGGCAGGGAGAGCCGCTCCAACTCCTCGACCAGCTCGGGCGCGAGACCGTCCTCCAGCTCCTTCACGGAGCTGGCGTGGATCTCCTTCAGCCGTACCCGGCTCGCCTCGTCGAGAGGAGCCGCCCTCACTTCCTCCAGCAGCTGCTTGATCATGCTGCCGATCCGCATGACCTTGGCCGGCTGTTCCACCATGTCCGTCACGGGGACCTCACGAGACTCGTCGTCGCCGTTACCGTCACCGCCGCCGAGAGCCATGCCGTCCTGCCCCACGACGAGGACGTGGGGACTCTCCTGCGAGCGTTCGTTCCTCGGCATATCCATGCCGCCATTCTCGCGCACCCGCGCGTCATCACGCGGTGTGCCCCCGGGCGGGAGTGATCACTCCCGCCCGGGGGCACGAATGCGCAGGTGGCCGCCGTGCCGTCCGGTCCGGGCCCCTGGAAAGGAGCCGCGGACCGGAGTCACTCCGGGTCTACCGGAGGGCCCGCTTCCGTCACCGCGGCCGGACCGGGCGCCGTCGCATCACGCCGCCCCGCTCCGGAGCTCCGCCGGTTCCGTCACGTCGTCTCGCGGCGGGCCAGCGCCCCCCGCGAACGGGTCATCAGCGCCGCCAGCAGCACCGCGCCCAGCGGGACGACGACCAGCAGGGCCCCGAGGGTCTCCCACGGCATGATGATCGGGACGTACGGGGCGGGCATCTCGTACCCGCTGTTCAGCGCGTCCTCGTACCAGGACTGTTCGTCCCGGCGCTCGGTGAGCAGCAGCCCGACCGCGGGCAGCACACCCGCCGCGGTCCCCAGCACCACACCCATCGTGGCGACCACCCCGCACTGGAATCCGCTGAGGGTCCTGCGCACCCGCGGCGGGGCACCCACCGCGGCCAGCGTCTTCAGATCGGCCTCGGCATCGGCCTGGGAGAGACCCGTGGCGATACCGGCCGCACCGATGGTGATCAGCGCGGCGAAGGCGGCCAGCGCCACCAGCACGATGCTGGTGTCGGACTCGTAGCCCTTCTCGACGGAGAGGCTGATGCTGGTCCCGATCCGGGAGAGCTCGTCCTCCAGCTTCTGCAGGTCCTTGTCGGCGACCCCGCCGTCCGTGAGGACGTAGGAGCCGTACGGCACGGCCTTCATCGCGCCCGCGGACTTCAGCGCGGCGGGCGGGAGCACGGTCTGGAAGCCCCAGGCGTTCACATCGCCGGTCACCTCGTGCACCGGGAAGGACTTGATGACGCCGGGCTCCTCCTTGCCGGTCTCCAGAGCCTTGTCGGCGGCCTTGATATCGGTCACG
Encoded proteins:
- a CDS encoding MFS transporter, with amino-acid sequence MRSYRTLFRTPEFTPFLLSFGASGAAHTIGGLALGTLVFRATGSPLLSALSMFGPQLAQLLGAAFLLSASDRLPPRALLTTLALAFAAVTAIPALPGLPVAAVFAVVLLQGLVASLGGGARGGLLNEILSKDGYVLGRSVYNMLWGLMQVGGFAAGGALLTLLSPQSCLLLAVALHLLSALVTRLGLTARPARSSGRPSPSASWRSNARLWSSRPRRLTYLGLWLPNGLVVGSASLYISYAPGDAGTLYACAALGMFAGDLLVGRLVPPAVRSRLVVPLRLLLAIPYLFFVLRPGVVPAAVAVTVASVGYAASLILQERLLSLTPDALTGQALGLHGTGMAGCQGLGALLAGTLAQLTSPATAMSLMAAASVGVTLTLAAVGGQGKGPTAVPGPRPAVGPDPAGADGRSTVAEQ
- a CDS encoding helix-turn-helix domain-containing protein is translated as MGLWQIGIDTLASSRFALSPFAETFASLRLLHTGSGAHPGERAWLRAQLPGYRARLAADPVAAPLVRAAFGTSWNADFLCPAPGAGEDFEETVARVRAAGPGKARDDLRVSLRGPLPAALDRDDLPERAAALLTYVWEAAVRPHWERRRRVLEADVAARTAQVSRGGWAAVLDSLRPGTRWLGESGFQVNPWPYPPREIPAGAELLFTPVTPRTGWVAWQERERYAVFYPCLGVLAEDHHRRPVPTGLGTLVGSARAGVLALLGTPLSTTQLTALTGQGLGSVGRHLRVLLDAGLVERRRAGRSVLYVRTAAGEVLVAASGPGTG
- a CDS encoding bacterial proteasome activator family protein, whose amino-acid sequence is MDMPRNERSQESPHVLVVGQDGMALGGGDGNGDDESREVPVTDMVEQPAKVMRIGSMIKQLLEEVRAAPLDEASRVRLKEIHASSVKELEDGLAPELVEELERLSLPFTNEAVPSEAELRIAQAQLVGWLEGLFHGIQTALFAQQMAARAQLEQMRRALPPGAPHDDDPAHGALRSGPYL